In one window of Anaerobacillus alkaliphilus DNA:
- a CDS encoding alpha/beta-type small acid-soluble spore protein, which translates to MAKRRRKLLVPEAAQGVTQLKGEVMAKKGYAVDPNSPDDVKFEVARELNVPLKKGYNGTLTSKEAGHVGGQIGGSMVKEMIQMAKNNFKNSK; encoded by the coding sequence ATGGCCAAAAGAAGACGAAAACTTCTTGTTCCTGAAGCTGCACAAGGAGTAACCCAGCTTAAAGGCGAGGTCATGGCGAAGAAAGGGTACGCCGTTGATCCTAACTCACCTGATGACGTTAAATTTGAGGTAGCAAGAGAATTGAATGTTCCACTAAAAAAGGGGTATAACGGTACATTAACTTCTAAAGAGGCTGGTCATGTTGGTGGTCAAATTGGTGGTAGTATGGTCAAGGAAATGATCCAAATGGCTAAAAATAATTTTAAAAACAGTAAGTAA